A stretch of Macadamia integrifolia cultivar HAES 741 chromosome 7, SCU_Mint_v3, whole genome shotgun sequence DNA encodes these proteins:
- the LOC122084448 gene encoding bcl-2-associated transcription factor 1-like, protein MNTSDSASKSVSQTTTSSSQSLLGAAVTTLPLAGAGLPTISFPGAAVPTYNYAIALQQYHFQQSLVNQQLLAQQQAVAHAVSIKAATEQAAARAAEISRLLKGETNEPPKARAEDLAPQKENSDSKSLSRASSPRSSKSKSDSPVRPSSTRRELEEYSPRDRSSYRSRRYSNYYHRNDRDYSRSSYRRDADRSGGRRSYSYYARSGSRSRRSSPSRSWSMRYRYDDYVPSRYRRDESASPRRQRIRSPSHKSRRMMSPRVRNRHSMSRSPINRSISPGPRRDRITSPQRPGGRTLSSSDTSSSPYSPSHVAKGNRVDHDVSSSPSPQRARIPSPERPGRKILSSSETTSSRGSPSDIVAKGNRVDHDVGSSENNDASDLDFKARQREAKLPCAAERTESSNSSLRSRSSSSECSGKRSTRNASFKKMASDKVAYADGDDSHSASSDGKLVQKASGASHDESDSAASARPTSTGSRPYQSTNLNRLPLSPQSSLSNHGDRERYFGEDKQNTGSKKYLAQEVQPSLSPRSKTSKLNKKERELPPKDFERSVHSLEKELEGRIKMKSNHEIFSEDVMGVDGNDSDHQKRGGSSPENKRYEDLNVPSECAIYPLPEPHESTGGKLSHHRNLEDLRQEQDDLKSPPNLPDGSAKVDSDQVLVSSDAHQYPKRRLKQRSRSTERRKKHSKRHRRHHREESEEDHIKEGQKASKLHHRKRQREESEDDDDDEGMKESRKESKTHHRRHKKEEFEEDDDVDVNESRKELKLHHRRHKRNDSEEDEDDEMKDTRKEPKLHHRRQKREEPEEKDDGDDDMEEGRKDSKTKRHGKKRHRRHRKSRKERTRKKTKHRDLSSSSSEDSLSSSSSGDDDDENRRDFHDVPRKRTTCSRKKRRFSPSVSTSSG, encoded by the exons ATGAATACGAGTGATTCGGCATCGAAGTCTGTTTCTCAAACGACGACTTCGTCGAGTCAATCTTTGCTTGGAGCAGCGGTGACGACTCTTCCTTTAGCTGGAGCTGGTTTACCAACTATTTCTTTCCCAGGAGCGGCGGTGCCCACTTACAATTATGCTATAGCTTTGCAACAGTACCATTTTCAACAATCACTTGTAAATCAGCAGCTGTTAGCACAGCAGCAGGCGGTTGCACACGCTGTTAGCATTAAAGCTGCCACTGAACAGGCTGCTGCTCGTGCTGCTGAGATTAGTAGGCTTTTGAAAGGTGAAACTAATGAGCCACCAAAAGCCAGAGCTGAGGACTTGGCTCCCCAAAA GGAAAATTCAGATTCAAAATCCCTTTCTCGGGCTTCATCCCCTCGgtcttcaaaatcaaaatctgaCTCTCCTGTCAGGCCCTCGAGCACCCGTAGGGAACTTGAAGAATATTCACCAAGAGATCGCAGCAGCTACCGAAGTCGTAGATATTCTAATTACTATCATCGTAATGACAGGGATTATTCTAGATCAAGTTACAGAAGAGATGCTGACCGTTCAGGTGGTAGAAGAAGTTACTCGTATTACGCCAGAAGTGGAAGTAGGAGTCGGAGAAGCTCGCCATCTAGGTCGTGGTCCATGAGGTACCGCTATGATGACTATGTACCTTCTAGGTACCGTCGTGATGAATCTGCTTCTCCTAGGCGCCAACGTATTAGATCCCCGTCACATAAGTCTAGACGCATGATGTCTCCAAGGGTTCGGAACCGGCATAGTATGTCTAGAAGTCCTATTAATCGGAGCATCAGTCCTGGTCCTCGACGTGACAGGATTACAAGCCCACAAAGACCTGGTGGAAGGACCTTGTCATCCTCAGATACAAGTTCCAGTCCCTATAGTCCTAGTCATGTGGCAAAGGGCAATAGAGTTGACCATGATGTCAGCAGCAGTCCAAGTCCGCAGCGGGCCAGGATTCCAAGTCCAGAAAGACCAGGTAGAAAGATCTTGTCATCCTCAGAAACCACTTCCAGTCGTGGTAGTCCTAGTGATATTGTGGCTAAGGGCAATAGGGTTGACCATGATGTCGGTAGCAGTGAAAACAATGATGCGTCTGACCTAGATTTTAAGGCACGACAGAGAGAAGCTAAACTACCTTGTGCTGCAGAGAGGACTGAAAGTTCTAATTCTTCTCTGAGATCAAGATCTAGTTCAAGTGAATGTTCTGGTAAAAGAAGCACTCGGAATGCCAGTTTTAAGAAAATGGCCTCCGATAAGGTTGCATATGCTGATGGGGATGATTCTCATTCTGCCAGTTCTGATGGAAAATTAGTTCAAAAAGCCTCAGGTGCAAGTCATGATGAAAGTGATTCAGCTGCATCTGCTCGTCCAACATCTACTGGGAGTAGACCTTATCAGTCCACAAATCTGAATAGGCTTCCTCTTTCTCCCCAATCTTCTCTTTCCAATCATGGAGACAGGGAGAGGTACTTTGGTGAGGACAAACAAAATACTGGTAGTAAAAAATATTTAGCCCAAGAAGTGCAGCCATCCCTATCCCCTAGAAGTAAGACCTCGAAGTTGAACAAAAAGGAACGTGAACTGCCTCCAAAAGATTTTGAACGTTCAGTTCATTCTCTAGAAAAAGAGCTAGAAGGCAGGATAAAGATGAAAAGTAATCATGAGATTTTCTCAGAAGATGTAATGGGAGTGGATGGAAATGACAGCGATCATCAGAAAAGAGGGGGTTCCAGTCCTGAGAATAAGAGATATGAAGACCTGAACGTTCCCAGTGAATGTGCCATCTATCCTTTGCCAGAACCTCATGAAAGTACAGGTGGAAAGTTATCACATCATAGGAACCTTGAGGATCTTAGACAAGAACAAGATGACCTTAAATCTCCTCCAAACCTGCCTGATGGAAGTGCAAAGGTTGACAGTGATCAGGTCTTAGTGAGTTCAGATGCTCATCAATATCCAAAAAGAAGATTGAAGCAAAGGTCAAGGTCcacagagaggaggaagaaacatAGCAAAAGACACCGTAGGCATCATAGAGAGGAGTCTGAAGAAGATCACATAAAAGAAGGCCAAAAAGCATCAAAATTACACCATAGGAAGAGACAGAGGGAAGAGTccgaagatgatgatgatgatgagggaaTGAAAGAAAGCAGGAAAGAGTCAAAAACACACCACAGAAGGCATAAGAAGGAAGagtttgaagaagatgatgatgttgaCGTAAACGAAAGCAGAAAAGAGCTAAAATTGCACCACAGAAGGCATAAGAGGAATGAttctgaagaagatgaagatgatgagatgaaaGATACCAGAAAAGAGCCAAAATTACACCATAGAAGGCAGAAGAGGGAAGAGCctgaagaaaaagatgatggtgatgatgacaTGGAAGAAGGGAGGAAAGATTCAAAAACTAAAAGGCATGGGAAGAAGCGTCACAGGAGGCATCGTAAGAGCCGTAAAGAAAGGacaaggaagaagacgaagcATCGAGACTTGTCTTCTAGTTCATCGgaagattctctctcttcttcttcttctggtgatgatgatgatgagaatcGGAGAGATTTCCATGATGTTCCTAGAAAGAGAACAACGTGTTCtaggaaaaagagaagattcTCTCCATCTGTATCAACTAGCTCAGGCTAG
- the LOC122083701 gene encoding bax inhibitor 1-like, translating into METFSSFFQSQSSSRSGWSYESLKNFRQISPVVQNHLKQVYLALGCALVASAVGVYLHLLWNIGGFLTTLTCLGSILWLLSTPPYEERKRVTLLMAAALFQGASVGPLIDLVIDIDPSILVSCFVGTAIAFGCFSAAAMLAKRREYLYLGGLLSSGLSILFWLHFASSIFGGSTALFQFELYFGLLLFVGYIVVDTQEIIERAHLGELDYVKHSLTLFTDFAAVFVRILIIMLKHAAEKDQKKRRRRN; encoded by the exons ATGGAAACGTTCTCATCCTTTTTCCAGTCTCAATCGTCCTCTCGAAGCGGATGGAGCTATGAATCTTTGAAGAATTTCAGACAGATCTCTCCTGTCGTTCAGAATCATCTCAAACAG GTTTATCTTGCATTAGGATGCGCTCTAGTAGCTTCGGCTGTGGGAGTTTATCTGCATCTTCTTTGGAACATTGGTGGCTTCCTAACTACTTTGACATGTTTGGGAAGCATTTTATGGCTACTTTCTACACCTCCATATGAAGAG AGGAAGAGAGTTACTCTCTTAATGGCAGCGGCCCTTTTTCAAGGAGCTTCCGTGGGTCCTCTGATTGACTTGGTTATTGATATTGATCCAAG CATCCTAGTTAGCTGTTTTGTGGGGACTGCCATTGCCTTTGGGTGTTTCTCTGCGGCTGCAATGTTGGCAAAGCGTAGAGAGTATCTTTACTTGGGAGGACTGTTGTCCTCTGGCCTCTCCATCCTCTTTTGGTTGCACTTTGCATCCTCCATCTTTGGGGGCTCCACAGCACTTTTTCAGTTTGAG TTATATTTCGGGTTGTTGCTCTTTGTTGGGTACATTGTGGTGGACACACAAGAAATAATTGAGAGGGCACACCTTGGAGAACTTGACTATGtgaagcactctttgactctttTCACTGATTTTGCTGCTGTCTTCGTCCGAATTCTCATAATCATG TTGAAGCATGCAGCTGAAAAggatcagaagaagaggaggcgAAGGAATTGA
- the LOC122084499 gene encoding uncharacterized protein LOC122084499 isoform X2: MQFPCLDACKNFASSQSFLGFRNRDHSSFSSSLVVFSDRNPSCGFSCSFNGEKGKAKGGEKPRKNGGRERMNVKEKDNVWSVDNKLAKAAEMAEKDKLSRRRRKGRRVKNFGKRNTSSRVMVSEAMLMEVETVLQTQEPVIKPAWNTFVSSVSGIWKGIGAVFSPITAEMEPVELGNKNEYLYDCYTLSHIEPVQSTSGGHRPQIRRKINWVTLNPHGEIKQQAGGSSRRTEAGRDRDGSSSMKEAVHMSGFNHDLPAFESIDFGTSDVMEEDFMGVEPGLVFFEDGSYSRGPVHVPVGEADDSTYFLSPTFKFEQCLVKGCHKRLRIVHTIEFKNGGSDIQILRVAVYEDQWISPAALDYQSDDPELELKPFSQRKRTQPSDLTGPWKVFEVSATPIFGDDTEIEEGNGVPYVYLCTETLKKRSLPENPVHFGEEEMLDMQDVTVLWLPGGVTGYVDVSKDGILCIGVGWYSEEGINLVMERDYGMDGMLKEVRWKSEVKRRWSDPLPV; this comes from the exons ATGCAGTTTCCATGTCTCGACGCGTGTAAGAACTTCGCGAGTTCTCAatcatttctagggtttcgtAATCGTGACCACTCATCCTTCTCGAGCTCTTTGGTTGTCTTCTCCGATCGAAATCCTTCTTGTGGCTTCTCCTGTAGTTTTAatggagaaaaaggaaaggctAAAGGAGGGGAGAAGCCGAGGAAAAACGGTGGTCGCGAAAGGATGAACGTTAAAGAGAAAGATAATGTGTGGAGTGTCGACAACAAGCTTGCCAAGGCGGCAGAAATGGCAGAGAAGGATAAATTGAGTCGGAGGAGGAGGAAAGGGAGGAGAGTTAAGAATTTTGGGAAGAGGAATACGAGTTCTAGGGTTATGGTTTCTGAAGCTATGTTAATGGAGGTCGAAACCGTTTTGCAGACGCAG GAACCTGTTATCAAACCGGCTTGGAATACTTTTGTAAGTAGTGTAAGTGGAATATGGAAGGGAATTGGAGCAGTATTTTCTCCCATTACTGCTGAGATGGAGCCAGTTGAACttggaaacaaaaatgaatACCTCTATGACTGCTACACTCTTTCCCACATTGAACCCGTGCAGTCCACTTCAGGAGGGCATCGTCCtcaaatcagaagaaaaataaattgggTGACTTTGAATCCCCATGGTGAAATAAAGCAACAGGCAGGAGGCAGCAGCAGAAGGACAGAAGCTGGTAGAGATAGAGATGGCTCTTCTTCCATGAAGGAAGCTGTTCACATGAGTGGGTTTAATCATGATTTGCCTGCATTTGAATCAATTGACTTTGGGACGAGTGATGTGATGGAAGAAGATTTCATGGGTGTGGAGCCTGGTCTTGTTTTCTTTGAG GACGGATCATATTCTAGAGGTCCGGTCCATGTACCAGTTGGAGAAGCAGATGACTCCACATACTTCCTTTCTCCCACATTCAAGTTTGAACAG TGTTTAGTTAAAGGATGTCACAAAAGACTGCGTATTGTGCACACCATAGAATTCAAAAATGGGGGTTCAGATATTCAGATTCTGAGAGTCGCTGTATATGAAGACCAGTGGATCAGTCCTGCTGCTCTCGACTACCAAAG tgATGATCCGGAGTTAGAGCTGAAACCATTTTCTCAGCGGAAACGAACCCAGCCATCGGATTTAACTGGACCTTGGAAGGTTTTTGAAGTTAGTGCAACTCCTATCTTTGGGGATGACacagagattgaagaaggcaaTGGTGTACCATATGTGTATCTCTGCACAGAAACATTGAAAAAGAGGAGCCTGCCCGAGAATCCTGTCCACTTTGGGGAGGAAGAGATGCTAGACATGCAGGATGTGACTGTACTCTGGTTGCCAGGTGGTGTTACTGGGTATGTTGATGTTAGCAAGGATGGAATTCTGTGCATTGGAGTAGGGTGGTACTCAGAGGAAGGAATCAATCTTGTTATGGAGAGGGATTATGGGATGGATGGGATGCTCAAAGAGGTCCGATGGAAATCTGAGGTGAAGAGAAGGTGGTCAGACCCATTACCTGTGTAA
- the LOC122084499 gene encoding uncharacterized protein LOC122084499 isoform X1, with product MQFPCLDACKNFASSQSFLGFRNRDHSSFSSSLVVFSDRNPSCGFSCSFNGEKGKAKGGEKPRKNGGRERMNVKEKDNVWSVDNKLAKAAEMAEKDKLSRRRRKGRRVKNFGKRNTSSRVMVSEAMLMEVETVLQTQEPVIKPAWNTFVSSVSGIWKGIGAVFSPITAEMEPVELGNKNEYLYDCYTLSHIEPVQSTSGGHRPQIRRKINWVTLNPHGEIKQQAGGSSRRTEAGRDRDGSSSMKEAVHMSGFNHDLPAFESIDFGTSDVMEEDFMGVEPGLVFFEDGSYSRGPVHVPVGEADDSTYFLSPTFKFEQGKPMVQPLSCAIATCWPHVLNLETASLAMEGVRPFKGCHKRLRIVHTIEFKNGGSDIQILRVAVYEDQWISPAALDYQSDDPELELKPFSQRKRTQPSDLTGPWKVFEVSATPIFGDDTEIEEGNGVPYVYLCTETLKKRSLPENPVHFGEEEMLDMQDVTVLWLPGGVTGYVDVSKDGILCIGVGWYSEEGINLVMERDYGMDGMLKEVRWKSEVKRRWSDPLPV from the exons ATGCAGTTTCCATGTCTCGACGCGTGTAAGAACTTCGCGAGTTCTCAatcatttctagggtttcgtAATCGTGACCACTCATCCTTCTCGAGCTCTTTGGTTGTCTTCTCCGATCGAAATCCTTCTTGTGGCTTCTCCTGTAGTTTTAatggagaaaaaggaaaggctAAAGGAGGGGAGAAGCCGAGGAAAAACGGTGGTCGCGAAAGGATGAACGTTAAAGAGAAAGATAATGTGTGGAGTGTCGACAACAAGCTTGCCAAGGCGGCAGAAATGGCAGAGAAGGATAAATTGAGTCGGAGGAGGAGGAAAGGGAGGAGAGTTAAGAATTTTGGGAAGAGGAATACGAGTTCTAGGGTTATGGTTTCTGAAGCTATGTTAATGGAGGTCGAAACCGTTTTGCAGACGCAG GAACCTGTTATCAAACCGGCTTGGAATACTTTTGTAAGTAGTGTAAGTGGAATATGGAAGGGAATTGGAGCAGTATTTTCTCCCATTACTGCTGAGATGGAGCCAGTTGAACttggaaacaaaaatgaatACCTCTATGACTGCTACACTCTTTCCCACATTGAACCCGTGCAGTCCACTTCAGGAGGGCATCGTCCtcaaatcagaagaaaaataaattgggTGACTTTGAATCCCCATGGTGAAATAAAGCAACAGGCAGGAGGCAGCAGCAGAAGGACAGAAGCTGGTAGAGATAGAGATGGCTCTTCTTCCATGAAGGAAGCTGTTCACATGAGTGGGTTTAATCATGATTTGCCTGCATTTGAATCAATTGACTTTGGGACGAGTGATGTGATGGAAGAAGATTTCATGGGTGTGGAGCCTGGTCTTGTTTTCTTTGAG GACGGATCATATTCTAGAGGTCCGGTCCATGTACCAGTTGGAGAAGCAGATGACTCCACATACTTCCTTTCTCCCACATTCAAGTTTGAACAG GGCAAGCCTATGGTGCAACCGTTAAGTTgtgctattgcaacatgttggccACACGTTctaaacttggaaacagcctctcttgcGATGGAGGGGGTAAGGCCGT TTAAAGGATGTCACAAAAGACTGCGTATTGTGCACACCATAGAATTCAAAAATGGGGGTTCAGATATTCAGATTCTGAGAGTCGCTGTATATGAAGACCAGTGGATCAGTCCTGCTGCTCTCGACTACCAAAG tgATGATCCGGAGTTAGAGCTGAAACCATTTTCTCAGCGGAAACGAACCCAGCCATCGGATTTAACTGGACCTTGGAAGGTTTTTGAAGTTAGTGCAACTCCTATCTTTGGGGATGACacagagattgaagaaggcaaTGGTGTACCATATGTGTATCTCTGCACAGAAACATTGAAAAAGAGGAGCCTGCCCGAGAATCCTGTCCACTTTGGGGAGGAAGAGATGCTAGACATGCAGGATGTGACTGTACTCTGGTTGCCAGGTGGTGTTACTGGGTATGTTGATGTTAGCAAGGATGGAATTCTGTGCATTGGAGTAGGGTGGTACTCAGAGGAAGGAATCAATCTTGTTATGGAGAGGGATTATGGGATGGATGGGATGCTCAAAGAGGTCCGATGGAAATCTGAGGTGAAGAGAAGGTGGTCAGACCCATTACCTGTGTAA